In one window of Mytilus galloprovincialis chromosome 6, xbMytGall1.hap1.1, whole genome shotgun sequence DNA:
- the LOC143078724 gene encoding chromosome transmission fidelity protein 8 homolog produces MVQIIVSIPAEGKDVEEWGMLDLQGDLETRHPVPLSGKFIGDLHFTQKDVPVLIIGHHILYGKVVNMEKPFAVLVKNQKKQGDNSIMEDSNQDKKETSYTVTAIIKKKLLFKSRPKPIIANVPKKI; encoded by the exons ACCAGCAGAGGGAAAAGATGTTGAAGAATGGGGAATGCTTGACCTTCAAGGTGACCTAGAAACTAGACACCCAGTACCACTTAGTGGAAAATTTATTGGAGATTTACACTTTACTCAGAAG GATGTGCCAGTGCTGATTATTGGACATCATATTCTATATGGTAAAGTGGTCAACATGGAGAAACCATTCGCAGTATTAgtgaaaaatcagaaaaaacagggagataactctatcaTGGAGGATTCAAATCAGGACAAGAAAGAAACATCATATACTGTCACAGCTATCATTAAAAAGAAACTTTTATTCAAATCAAGACCTAAACCTATTATTGCAAATGTAccaaagaaaatatga
- the LOC143078725 gene encoding tyrosine aminotransferase-like, translating into MEPQVKRMKTWHAVPMSEMARNTFNPIRSIVDGMKITPNPKKPMIALSIGDPTVFGNLPIPEEIDEAVIDKIRSHKYNGYNPSIGYEEARQAVADYTSTHDAPVTSKDVILTNGCSSALDLCITVLASRGQNILIPRPGFSIYKTLGESLGIEVKFYDLLPEKSWEVDLKHMESQMDENTAAVIVNSPSNPCGSVYSRRHIEDILEVLERNRIPMIADDIYEHFVFSENKYHSMASVSKTVPILSCSGLTKRFLVPGWRMGWIVVHDRSNAFHEIRKGLNSLSQRILGPNSLVQSALKDILKNTPKSFYAETLEYIEDNAKLFYKLISEIPGLKPVKPQGAMYMMVGIDTKNFQNIKDDVDFTEKLVSEQSVFCLPAKCFQYPNFFRIVLTIPKEKVETACERIKEFCDLHYNSDSPSDISR; encoded by the exons atggaACCTCAAGTAAAACGTATGAAGACTTGGCATGCAGTACCAATGTCAGAAATGGCAAGGAATACATTTAATCCAATCAGAAGTATTGTGGATGGAATGAAAATAACACCCAATCCGAAGAAACCAATGATAGCATTATCTATAG GTGATCCTACAGTATTTGGAAACTTGCCAATTCCAGAAGAAATAGACGAGGCTGTAATTGATAAAATTAGATCACACAAGTACAATGGTTACAACCCATCTATAG GGTATGAAGAAGCTAGACAAGCTGTAGCTGATTACACATCTACACATGATGCCCCTGTTACATCTAAG GATGTGATACTGACCAATGGTTGTTCCAGTGCCTTAGACTTGTGTATAACAGTTCTTGCTAGTCGTGGACAGAATATCCTCATACCTAGACCTGGATTCTCAATCTACAAAACTCTTGGAGAATCTCTTGGTATTGAAGTCAAATTCTATGATTTGCTG CCTGAAAAGTCATGGGAAGTGGACCTTAAACACATGGAATCTCAGATGGATGAGAATACAGCAGCAGTGATTGTAAACAGTCCATCCAATCCATGTGGTTCAGTCTACAGCAGACGACACATTGAGGACATCTTAGAAGTTCTAGAGAGAAACAGAATACCTATGATTGCTGATGATATCTATGAACATTTT GTATTTTCTGAGAACAAGTACCATTCCATGGCATCAGTATCAAAAACTGTGCCTATCTTATCCTGCAGTGGTCTTACTAAAAG ATTCCTGGTCCCAGGATGGAGAATGGGTTGGATTGTTGTACACGACAGATCTAATGCATTTCATGAG ATCAGAAAAGGACTGAATTCGTTGTCACAGAGAATTTTAGGTCCTAACTCCCTGGTGCAGTCTGCACTGAAAGATATCCTGAAAAACACTCCAAAGAGTTTTTATGCAGAAACCCTGGAATATATAGAGGACAATGCCAAACTATTCTACAAGCTTATATCAGAGATACCTGGACTAAAACCAGTCAAACCTCAGGGAGCAATGTATATGATG GTTGGAATTGATaccaaaaattttcaaaatataaaagatgATGTGGATTTTACAGAGAAACTTGTTTCTGAACAGAGTGTGTTCTGTTTACCAGCCAAA tgTTTCCAGTATCCAAACTTTTTCCGTATTGTGTTAACTATACCAAAAGAAAAAGTTGAAACAGCTTGTGAAAGAATAAAAGAGTTCTGTGACCTACATTATAATAGTGACAGTCCATCTGATATTTCCCGTTAA